The Leptospira noumeaensis genome segment TGGGATTTCTTAAAATATAGACAAATCAGAAGGCGGGTGTGCGGCAAATGACAGAGAATCGATTGATTAGAAAATTGACAGTTGCCATTGAAGCTCCCTTATACTTATTAATTTTTCCTTACTTCATCAACTTTTGTTTATTTGCATCAAGTTTTGATTCAGAAACTCTCATCAAACTTGCAATCATCGGAACTCTTTTATCCCTTGTTCCTTTGGTTGTGGGGATAACCCTTCGAAACAAAAGACTCAAACGTTTGTTGGACTATTCCAAAGAAAATGACTATAATACTTTAGTTGGATTAAAAAAAGGATTACTCGAACATCCTCATTGGGAAGGAAGGGTTATCCTCATTCGTTGGACTGTTTCCATTTTTGGATTTTCTTTTTTTGCCGTTACAGTTTTGGATCTCCCATGGAAAGAAATCATGGCATTACCCTATGCTTGTATGATGCTTATGCCAATCATCTACCTTGCATTTTATTTCCAAACAGAAGTGTATTTGAGTCCTGTACTAAAGGCAAAAATTTTGGCTGAAATCCTTTTGGACGAATCTAAATTTCGAATTTTCGGTGTTTTTCAAAGAAATCTTTTTACCATGATTGCTGTCGCATTATTACCAATGTTGACTTTTGGTTATTATTTGTTTCTCATCCTTCTTGCAGATTTCAGGTCTCCCTATTGGTTCTATCAAATGCCCATAGTTTTTGGGATGATGGTTGTGATTATGATTTATGCCGCTTATATTGGTAGTAAATCTTTAAAAGATGATATTGGAAATTTAAACCATTCGATTGAAAAACTATCAAAAGGGGAACTTGCAGAAACCATTCCCCAACTTTCGGCAACAAACCTAAGCCATACCATTACCAAATTAAATTTATTTATGGATTCGTTACGGAAGTATTTTCAAACCGCAAAACAGGAAGCAGTTTCACTTTCCG includes the following:
- a CDS encoding methyl-accepting chemotaxis protein, whose product is MTENRLIRKLTVAIEAPLYLLIFPYFINFCLFASSFDSETLIKLAIIGTLLSLVPLVVGITLRNKRLKRLLDYSKENDYNTLVGLKKGLLEHPHWEGRVILIRWTVSIFGFSFFAVTVLDLPWKEIMALPYACMMLMPIIYLAFYFQTEVYLSPVLKAKILAEILLDESKFRIFGVFQRNLFTMIAVALLPMLTFGYYLFLILLADFRSPYWFYQMPIVFGMMVVIMIYAAYIGSKSLKDDIGNLNHSIEKLSKGELAETIPQLSATNLSHTITKLNLFMDSLRKYFQTAKQEAVSLSETSKVILDKGGLIDSQVVSEKNKLDSTFESVNQIQNLSKATYERVLSQKAKTNFLATELTRVTEEMTNLSKKADELAQNTVHSIGTVKVAKDAIQSAYEKVEMMNQMSENIKAAISIVEDISDRVNLLSLNASIEAARAGSMGRGFAVVAGEVSRLADETAKNIEEIKRVVKLSQVASKESLESMKEIISTNEDVKSKFEEISQVVQMFGRTSETSSDNVKSLKDLVGEFQFDAEKITGEMELQTIYTETSTTNLQELWENHSQISTTFGEISEEADRLQKVSDSMEKIVSRFRF